In a genomic window of uncultured Flavobacterium sp.:
- a CDS encoding gliding motility-associated C-terminal domain-containing protein, with translation MLNKNFFLLFILFVNLGFSQSECYNSDFSEGTFSGWEGYSGSYARPKRDKGFKETRHTILTESTLDPRTGNMLATIPPGEKFAAKLGNENAGGEAEVLVYSMNVTPENSIFLYKYAIVVEDPDHLPKEQPQFSVTITDVNGQIIDPLCGDYKVYAGQPGQNFNTYEYTDPKTDKYKIVKWTNWQTVGVNLSAYMGTTVKIEFTTKDCALKEHFGYAYISARCNKLKADLKVCSNSLTFDLIAPYGFSKYLWTYLGKKVGTNSSTTSLPVADYPEGAIFECTMTAYSNSNVCESKIEILLTKPTKITPLFEAITSCNISQTTFNPITFENKTVTSEPNVKWNWDFGDELTSIEKSPKHIFANSGRYNVSLTATSESGCVFSFSESILINNNPISEPVLNPNQNFCNQNATIGSINVGSQNLKWYSSLTSTEELAVSTALIDKTTYYAAVYDNGCTSNRIAFTASVSNFPPPIGDAIQYFCTINKPTISDIDVKGNGIKWFKSPTDTNALIASTALTNATYYAAQTNLQTGCESKDRLKVNVVLEDPANNLPASYTKQLCLDDELVIRSLRDNNTEMIFYDSENAVIPLSENTPISNGSTYYASVFDSKTNCQSAKKSAVLVSVVPCQLVVFNSITIDGNDLNDHFVVKNIEFFPENTVEIYNRFGQLVYRTSKYGVNENYFYGEANAGEVFQKSKKLPTGSYFYVINFKKNISSENNLQKGFLYISNNE, from the coding sequence ATGCTAAACAAAAACTTCTTTTTATTATTTATTCTGTTTGTAAATTTAGGATTCAGTCAGTCTGAATGCTATAATTCAGATTTTTCAGAAGGAACTTTCTCTGGCTGGGAAGGTTATAGCGGTTCGTACGCTCGTCCCAAAAGAGATAAAGGTTTTAAAGAAACCAGACATACAATCCTAACGGAATCTACATTAGATCCAAGAACTGGTAATATGCTGGCTACAATACCGCCTGGAGAAAAATTTGCGGCTAAACTTGGAAATGAAAACGCGGGCGGTGAAGCAGAAGTGCTAGTTTACTCCATGAATGTTACGCCTGAAAACAGCATTTTTTTATACAAATATGCTATTGTTGTTGAGGATCCCGACCATCTACCAAAAGAACAACCTCAATTTAGTGTTACAATTACAGATGTCAATGGTCAAATTATTGATCCTTTATGTGGTGATTATAAAGTTTATGCGGGTCAGCCTGGGCAAAATTTTAACACTTATGAATATACAGATCCAAAAACAGACAAGTACAAGATCGTAAAATGGACTAACTGGCAAACCGTTGGTGTGAACTTATCTGCGTATATGGGAACGACTGTAAAGATAGAATTCACTACAAAAGATTGCGCTTTGAAAGAGCACTTTGGCTATGCTTATATTTCAGCGAGATGCAATAAATTAAAAGCCGATTTAAAAGTATGTTCAAATAGTCTAACCTTTGATTTAATTGCTCCATATGGATTCAGCAAATATCTTTGGACTTATTTAGGAAAAAAAGTTGGTACAAATTCATCAACTACATCTTTACCTGTGGCAGATTATCCTGAAGGCGCAATTTTTGAATGTACAATGACTGCTTATAGTAATTCTAATGTTTGTGAATCAAAAATTGAGATCTTATTAACAAAGCCAACAAAAATCACACCTTTGTTTGAAGCAATAACATCTTGTAATATATCTCAAACTACCTTCAATCCAATAACTTTTGAAAATAAGACTGTTACAAGTGAACCAAATGTAAAATGGAATTGGGATTTTGGTGATGAATTAACTTCAATTGAAAAGTCTCCAAAACACATTTTCGCAAATTCTGGAAGATATAATGTAAGCCTAACAGCAACAAGCGAAAGCGGATGTGTCTTTAGTTTTAGCGAATCCATTTTAATCAATAATAACCCAATTTCAGAACCTGTTTTAAATCCAAATCAAAATTTCTGCAATCAAAATGCAACAATTGGGAGTATAAATGTTGGCAGCCAAAATCTAAAATGGTATAGCTCTTTAACATCAACAGAAGAATTAGCAGTTTCAACCGCTTTGATCGACAAAACAACATATTATGCTGCTGTGTACGATAATGGCTGCACAAGTAACCGAATTGCTTTTACTGCTTCTGTATCGAATTTTCCTCCGCCAATTGGTGATGCAATTCAATATTTCTGTACAATAAACAAACCCACAATTAGTGATATCGATGTAAAAGGTAATGGAATAAAATGGTTTAAAAGCCCAACAGATACGAACGCTTTAATTGCATCAACAGCATTAACCAATGCCACTTATTATGCCGCACAAACTAATTTACAAACAGGATGCGAAAGTAAAGATCGTCTGAAAGTTAATGTCGTTCTGGAAGATCCGGCAAATAATTTACCTGCAAGTTATACGAAACAATTATGCTTAGACGACGAATTAGTGATACGTTCTTTGAGAGATAATAATACTGAAATGATTTTTTACGATTCAGAAAACGCTGTTATTCCTCTTTCAGAAAATACTCCAATTAGCAATGGTTCTACATATTATGCTTCTGTATTTGATTCTAAAACCAATTGTCAAAGTGCAAAAAAATCTGCTGTTTTAGTTTCTGTAGTTCCATGTCAATTAGTTGTTTTTAATTCAATTACAATTGACGGAAATGATTTAAACGATCACTTTGTTGTAAAAAATATAGAATTCTTTCCTGAAAATACCGTCGAAATTTACAATCGTTTTGGTCAGTTGGTTTATCGCACTTCAAAATATGGCGTAAATGAGAACTATTTTTATGGTGAAGCAAACGCCGGAGAAGTATTTCAAAAAAGTAAAAAACTACCAACTGGTTCTTATTTTTATGTCATAAATTTTAAAAAGAACATTTCATCAGAAAATAATTTGCAAAAAGGTTTTCTCTATATCAGCAACAATGAATAG
- a CDS encoding type IX secretion system membrane protein PorP/SprF, giving the protein MNSKSKKIIVFAGVFLLSLIVRSQNDSKLSVFNYNPLIYNPAFAGAADGLNVAGIYSSQWYGFDGAPKTQYLSVDTKLPYNKIGLGLSLYHDAIGPAREYNIEGNFAYYIDVNDKYKLALGLKSGLHSYKVDINQLDVYQPGEQVFNSNFENNLSFILGLGLNFYSDKFFIGLSTPNLLVSKYYNANNSSSLSKSKNNYYLNTGYKFELRRDITLTPAALVRVTEGAPISVLTSLNLNWYEKYIASLNFDYNSSVGLLFGVRLFDNFKVGYAYDQSITKFSRYNNGTHTFLLTYTLLNENSEKCSCKIY; this is encoded by the coding sequence ATGAATAGCAAATCAAAAAAAATAATAGTTTTTGCTGGAGTCTTCCTTTTATCATTAATAGTAAGATCACAAAATGACTCTAAATTATCTGTATTTAATTATAATCCGTTGATTTATAATCCAGCTTTTGCAGGCGCAGCTGACGGATTAAATGTAGCCGGAATTTATTCGAGTCAATGGTATGGATTTGATGGCGCTCCAAAAACACAATATTTATCTGTAGATACAAAATTGCCTTATAATAAAATTGGACTTGGATTGAGTTTGTATCATGACGCTATTGGTCCGGCAAGAGAATATAATATCGAAGGAAATTTTGCCTATTACATTGATGTAAATGACAAATACAAACTGGCGTTGGGACTAAAAAGCGGATTACATTCTTATAAAGTCGACATCAATCAGCTAGATGTTTACCAACCTGGCGAACAAGTTTTTAATTCAAATTTTGAGAACAATTTATCCTTCATATTAGGACTGGGACTGAACTTTTATTCTGATAAATTCTTCATCGGGCTTTCAACTCCTAATCTATTGGTTTCAAAATATTACAATGCCAATAATTCTAGTTCTCTTTCGAAAAGTAAAAACAATTATTACCTCAATACTGGCTATAAATTTGAACTGCGACGAGATATTACTTTAACTCCTGCAGCTTTGGTCAGAGTTACAGAAGGCGCGCCAATTAGTGTTCTGACTTCTCTTAACCTCAATTGGTACGAAAAATATATTGCCAGTTTAAATTTTGACTACAATTCAAGTGTCGGGCTTCTTTTTGGAGTTCGTTTATTTGATAATTTCAAAGTTGGTTATGCTTACGATCAATCTATAACCAAGTTCAGCCGTTACAACAATGGTACACATACCTTTTTACTAACTTATACTTTGCTAAATGAAAATAGCGAAAAATGCAGCTGCAAGATCTATTAA
- the pheT gene encoding phenylalanine--tRNA ligase subunit beta: MKISYNWLKQFIKTDWTSEQTSELLTDLGLEVEVVEKYQSIKGGLEGVVVGHVLTCEKHPDADRLRVTTVNIGQEAPIQIVCGAANVAAGQKVPVATIGTILYDKDGGEFTIKKGKIRGMESHGMICAEDELGLGTSHDGIMVLDDALVPGTAASEVFQIANDEVFEIGLTPNRADAMSHFGTARDLRAGMLQRGVNIELITPSVSNFRVEMRTLKIDVNVEEPLLAPRYCGVTISGISVHESPSWLQDRLKAIGLTPKNNIVDVTNYVLHELGQPLHAFDAAKINGKIIVKTLPEGTKFTTLDDVERTLHKEDLMICDEKGPLCIAGVFGGKKSGVTEGTTSIFLESAYFDAVSIRKTAKRHGLNTDASFRFERGIDPTITEYALKRAALLIQEVAGGKLTSDVVEVYPKKVEDFSVLLNFSHVSKIIGQEIPKDTIKKILVSLDIKVNSVSDSGLGLTIPAYRVDVQREIDVIEEILRVYGYNNIEFSKKFNATVANSPRTEDYKVQNVIAGQLNSQGFHEMMANSLTTAAYAKLSTVLKEEHNVTMLNPLSSDLATMRQSLLFSGLEAISYNINRRNSDLKLFEFGKSYHKYLNGYEEHKHLTLLISGNRNKESWTNPQKVTDFFLLKGYAKGILTRLGIEKISNAPVQSDIFSEGTAICYNNDTLVEMGVVKKSILKHFGIKQDVYYADFNWDLVLKIITGKIKYTEIPKYPEVRRDLALLIDQSTTYERIYNLAKQTEKTLLKDVNLFDVYEGDKLPEGKKSYALSFTIQDNTKTLTDSQIDKIMSKLQQTFETEIGAVLR, translated from the coding sequence ATGAAAATATCTTACAACTGGTTAAAACAATTCATCAAAACAGACTGGACATCGGAACAAACTTCAGAATTACTTACAGATTTAGGACTGGAAGTTGAAGTTGTCGAAAAATACCAATCGATTAAAGGCGGTTTAGAAGGAGTTGTTGTAGGACACGTACTTACTTGCGAAAAACATCCTGATGCTGACAGATTAAGAGTTACAACTGTAAATATTGGTCAGGAAGCGCCTATACAAATTGTTTGCGGTGCTGCGAATGTTGCTGCCGGACAAAAAGTACCTGTTGCAACTATTGGAACTATTTTATACGATAAAGACGGCGGTGAATTTACCATTAAAAAAGGAAAAATTCGCGGAATGGAAAGCCACGGAATGATTTGTGCCGAAGATGAATTAGGTTTGGGTACAAGCCACGACGGAATCATGGTTCTTGATGATGCTTTGGTACCGGGAACAGCTGCTTCTGAGGTGTTTCAGATTGCTAATGATGAAGTTTTCGAAATTGGATTAACGCCAAATCGTGCCGATGCAATGAGTCATTTTGGTACTGCGCGTGATTTAAGAGCAGGAATGCTTCAACGTGGTGTTAATATCGAATTGATTACGCCATCTGTAAGTAATTTTAGAGTTGAAATGCGTACTTTAAAAATTGACGTTAATGTTGAGGAACCTTTATTGGCGCCTAGATATTGCGGTGTTACCATTTCTGGAATTTCTGTTCATGAATCTCCAAGCTGGTTGCAAGATCGTTTGAAAGCTATTGGATTAACTCCAAAAAATAATATTGTCGACGTTACTAATTATGTTTTGCATGAATTAGGACAACCTTTGCACGCATTTGATGCTGCAAAAATCAACGGAAAAATTATCGTAAAAACACTTCCGGAAGGCACAAAATTCACTACTTTAGATGATGTCGAAAGAACATTACACAAAGAAGATTTAATGATTTGTGACGAAAAAGGACCGCTTTGTATTGCTGGTGTTTTTGGAGGAAAAAAATCTGGCGTGACTGAAGGAACAACTTCTATATTCTTAGAAAGTGCCTATTTTGACGCTGTAAGTATTCGTAAAACAGCAAAACGTCACGGATTAAATACAGATGCTTCTTTTAGATTTGAAAGAGGAATTGACCCAACAATTACGGAATATGCACTAAAACGTGCTGCACTTTTAATTCAGGAAGTTGCGGGCGGAAAACTAACATCTGATGTTGTAGAAGTTTATCCTAAAAAAGTAGAAGATTTCTCTGTTTTATTGAATTTCAGTCACGTTTCGAAAATCATCGGGCAAGAAATCCCAAAAGATACAATTAAGAAAATATTAGTTTCTTTAGATATTAAAGTAAACAGTGTTTCTGATTCTGGTTTAGGATTAACAATTCCGGCTTATCGTGTTGATGTTCAGCGTGAAATTGATGTAATCGAAGAGATTTTGAGAGTTTACGGTTATAACAACATCGAATTCTCTAAAAAATTCAATGCAACGGTTGCTAATTCTCCAAGAACGGAAGATTATAAAGTTCAGAATGTAATTGCGGGACAATTGAATTCTCAAGGATTCCATGAAATGATGGCAAACTCTTTGACAACAGCAGCTTATGCAAAATTATCTACTGTTTTAAAAGAAGAACATAATGTTACGATGTTGAATCCTTTAAGTAGTGATTTGGCAACAATGCGTCAATCCTTGTTGTTTTCTGGTTTAGAAGCAATCTCTTATAATATTAACAGAAGAAATTCTGATTTGAAATTATTCGAATTCGGAAAATCATACCATAAATATCTTAACGGTTACGAAGAGCACAAACATCTTACTTTGTTGATTTCTGGAAACAGAAACAAAGAAAGCTGGACAAATCCGCAAAAAGTAACAGATTTCTTTTTATTGAAGGGATATGCAAAAGGAATTCTTACTCGTTTAGGAATTGAAAAAATCTCAAATGCTCCGGTTCAATCTGATATTTTCTCAGAAGGAACTGCGATTTGCTACAACAACGATACTTTGGTTGAAATGGGTGTGGTTAAAAAATCAATATTGAAACATTTCGGAATCAAACAAGATGTTTATTATGCTGATTTCAACTGGGATTTAGTTCTGAAAATTATTACCGGAAAAATCAAATATACCGAGATTCCTAAATACCCGGAAGTTCGTAGAGATTTAGCCTTATTAATCGATCAAAGTACAACTTATGAGCGTATTTATAATTTGGCTAAACAAACGGAAAAGACGCTTTTAAAAGACGTTAATTTATTTGATGTTTATGAAGGTGATAAACTTCCGGAAGGTAAAAAATCGTATGCTTTGAGCTTTACAATTCAAGACAATACTAAAACACTTACCGATTCTCAAATTGATAAAATCATGTCGAAATTGCAACAAACTTTTGAGACTGAAATTGGAGCTGTTTTAAGATAA
- a CDS encoding N-acetylmuramidase family protein → MRTIKLGVKSSEVYYLNELLLKLKYSVLVSDSFGVATDKAVRDFQLKNSLVVDGVVGLKTWSALIEKTKVGFSSNSKLLSEQNLIDFANEHNLELAVVKAVNEVESGGKGFLVDGRPKILFEGHVFWEQLEARNINPVTYQNANTKDILYEKYTKKYYLGGTAEYTRLERAIKLNPDKKFSDAAKCAASWGLYQIMGYNSLSIGYNTIDEFVEKMYLNEGEHLKAFGLFLKANNLIKLLKDKKWADFALKYNGKAYKTNKYDEKLMKAYLKFKA, encoded by the coding sequence ATGAGAACTATAAAATTAGGCGTAAAATCAAGTGAAGTATATTATTTGAATGAACTTCTCTTAAAATTGAAATATAGTGTGCTGGTTTCTGATTCTTTTGGAGTTGCAACAGATAAAGCGGTGCGGGATTTTCAATTGAAAAATAGTTTAGTTGTAGACGGAGTAGTAGGTTTGAAAACCTGGTCTGCTTTGATCGAAAAAACGAAAGTTGGATTTTCTTCGAATAGTAAATTGCTTTCCGAACAAAATTTAATTGACTTCGCAAACGAACATAATCTTGAATTAGCCGTTGTAAAAGCTGTTAATGAAGTCGAAAGCGGAGGGAAGGGATTTCTTGTCGATGGACGCCCAAAGATTTTGTTTGAAGGTCACGTTTTTTGGGAACAACTTGAAGCGCGAAATATAAATCCTGTTACCTATCAAAATGCAAACACGAAGGATATTCTTTATGAGAAATATACAAAAAAATATTATTTGGGCGGAACTGCAGAATATACACGCTTAGAAAGAGCTATAAAACTCAATCCTGACAAGAAATTCAGTGATGCGGCAAAATGTGCTGCTTCGTGGGGTTTGTACCAAATAATGGGTTATAATTCGCTTAGTATTGGATATAATACAATCGATGAGTTTGTTGAAAAAATGTATTTGAATGAAGGCGAACACCTCAAAGCTTTCGGATTGTTTCTGAAAGCCAATAATCTTATTAAACTTCTAAAAGACAAAAAATGGGCTGATTTTGCCTTAAAATACAACGGAAAAGCTTATAAAACGAATAAATACGATGAAAAATTAATGAAAGCGTATTTGAAGTTTAAGGCTTAA